From the genome of Cherax quadricarinatus isolate ZL_2023a chromosome 54, ASM3850222v1, whole genome shotgun sequence, one region includes:
- the LOC128699182 gene encoding fibroblast growth factor receptor substrate 2 isoform X1: MGARMGCVASKPDINDLHANIFQVVNVDDLGHRFSPAKLEVTDTDLVLHQRGKSAIRWPLRCLRRYGFDAELFSFESGRRCPTGPGIYAFKCRRAEALFNMLQLQIQNITEDAASRDVAALPPQVVNESRDLTHDDSRNSGTVGATDLEGYLEPVQRPHTRVPNNIAATSIGVPAGSSASAVNSVVGVVSGNVGGTGVTYGGATGVAVGGGVCGLGTIRSPASPPAQLSPPPLSFYENSYDVNRTEETPPTPGHEMREPPSTPTEPLRTVFVNHIDKTVSYENHSGRPVSYTNSYSDRPTSQLNSTQSKRPRSYVNINSSKPYYDINTNDLVYVNVGPDRLHDHNHVYVNLGPEKDVPAVPPRPSLAAGSAGSGSSHSGTTTTTDTDHHPPQVNYIILDLDHGSDSSQAAPVSPLGSVASGPESPHPLAEGYAQIDFHKTDALGRAAKAASAWEDGSRKTRHNSTFTNPTTLTRHNSSLSD, from the exons ATG GGCGCGAGGATGGGGTGCGTGGCCAGTAAGCCTGACATCAATGACCTACATGCCAACATCTTTCAAGTGGTGAATGTGGATGACCTTGGCCACCGCTTCAGTCCTGCTAAGCTGGAGGTGACTGACACCGATTTGGTGCTTCACCAACGAGGCAAGTCTGCAATTCGCTGGCCACTCCGATGTCTCCGTCGCTATGGCTTTGACGCAGAGCTGTTTAGCTTTGAGTCTGGCCGAAGGTGCCCCACAGGCCCAGGCATTTATGCCTTCAAGTGCCGACGGGCAGAGGCACTTTTTAACATGCTACAACTCCAGATTCAAAATATCACAGAAGATGCAGCATCTCGTGATGTGGCTGCTCTTCCTCCTCAAGTGGTCAACGAAAGTAGAGACTTGACCCATGATGACTCCCGCAATAGTGGGACTGTTGGGGCTACAGACCTTGAGGGATATTTGGAACCCGTGCAACGACCACATACCAGAGTTCCGAACAATATAGCAGCTACCTCTATAGGAGTACCAGCTGGTTCAAGTGCTAGTGCAGTAAATAGTGTTGTTGGGGTTGTAAGTGGAAATGTTGGTGGAACTGGTGTGACTTATGGTGGGgcaactggtgttgctgttggtggtggtgtttgtggactgGGTACAATTCGTTCTCCTGCATCTCCCCCTGCACAACTTAGCCCACCTCCTCTTTCCTTTTATGAAAATAGTTATGATGTAAATCGAACTGAAGAGACCCCACCAACTCCAGGCCATGAAATGAGAGAGCCACCATCTACACCAACAGAACCACTGAGAACAGTGTTTGTAAATCATATAGATAAAACAGTGTCCTATGAAAATCATAGTGGAAGGCCAGTCTCTTATACAAATTCATATTCAGATAGACCCACATCACAGTTAAATTCAACACAGTCGAAGCGCCCAAGATCATATGTGAACATTAACTCTAGTAAACCTTATTATGATATAAATACAAATGATCTAGTGTATGTCAATGTAGGCCCAGACCGTCTTCATGACCATAACCATGTATATGTTAATCTTGGACCAGAAAAAGATGTACCTGCAGTGCCTCCTCGACCGTCTCTcgctgcaggatctgcaggatcAGGCTCCTCCCATTctggcaccactactaccactgataccgaccaccaccctccacaggTCAACTATATCATCCTTGATCTAGATCATGGGTCAGATTCCTCTCAAGCAGCACCAGTCAGTCCATTGGGATCTGTAGCGTCTGGTCCAGAGTCACCACATCCTTTAGCTGAAGGCTATGCTCAAATTGACTTTCACAAGACAGATGCCCTGGGCCGTGCAGCAAAGGCAGCATCTGCATGGGAGGATGGATCAAGAAAAACAAGACATAATTCTACTTTCACAAACCCAACAACCCTGACACGCCACAACTCTTCTTTGTCAGACTGA
- the LOC128699182 gene encoding fibroblast growth factor receptor substrate 2 isoform X2 has translation MGCVASKPDINDLHANIFQVVNVDDLGHRFSPAKLEVTDTDLVLHQRGKSAIRWPLRCLRRYGFDAELFSFESGRRCPTGPGIYAFKCRRAEALFNMLQLQIQNITEDAASRDVAALPPQVVNESRDLTHDDSRNSGTVGATDLEGYLEPVQRPHTRVPNNIAATSIGVPAGSSASAVNSVVGVVSGNVGGTGVTYGGATGVAVGGGVCGLGTIRSPASPPAQLSPPPLSFYENSYDVNRTEETPPTPGHEMREPPSTPTEPLRTVFVNHIDKTVSYENHSGRPVSYTNSYSDRPTSQLNSTQSKRPRSYVNINSSKPYYDINTNDLVYVNVGPDRLHDHNHVYVNLGPEKDVPAVPPRPSLAAGSAGSGSSHSGTTTTTDTDHHPPQVNYIILDLDHGSDSSQAAPVSPLGSVASGPESPHPLAEGYAQIDFHKTDALGRAAKAASAWEDGSRKTRHNSTFTNPTTLTRHNSSLSD, from the coding sequence ATGGGGTGCGTGGCCAGTAAGCCTGACATCAATGACCTACATGCCAACATCTTTCAAGTGGTGAATGTGGATGACCTTGGCCACCGCTTCAGTCCTGCTAAGCTGGAGGTGACTGACACCGATTTGGTGCTTCACCAACGAGGCAAGTCTGCAATTCGCTGGCCACTCCGATGTCTCCGTCGCTATGGCTTTGACGCAGAGCTGTTTAGCTTTGAGTCTGGCCGAAGGTGCCCCACAGGCCCAGGCATTTATGCCTTCAAGTGCCGACGGGCAGAGGCACTTTTTAACATGCTACAACTCCAGATTCAAAATATCACAGAAGATGCAGCATCTCGTGATGTGGCTGCTCTTCCTCCTCAAGTGGTCAACGAAAGTAGAGACTTGACCCATGATGACTCCCGCAATAGTGGGACTGTTGGGGCTACAGACCTTGAGGGATATTTGGAACCCGTGCAACGACCACATACCAGAGTTCCGAACAATATAGCAGCTACCTCTATAGGAGTACCAGCTGGTTCAAGTGCTAGTGCAGTAAATAGTGTTGTTGGGGTTGTAAGTGGAAATGTTGGTGGAACTGGTGTGACTTATGGTGGGgcaactggtgttgctgttggtggtggtgtttgtggactgGGTACAATTCGTTCTCCTGCATCTCCCCCTGCACAACTTAGCCCACCTCCTCTTTCCTTTTATGAAAATAGTTATGATGTAAATCGAACTGAAGAGACCCCACCAACTCCAGGCCATGAAATGAGAGAGCCACCATCTACACCAACAGAACCACTGAGAACAGTGTTTGTAAATCATATAGATAAAACAGTGTCCTATGAAAATCATAGTGGAAGGCCAGTCTCTTATACAAATTCATATTCAGATAGACCCACATCACAGTTAAATTCAACACAGTCGAAGCGCCCAAGATCATATGTGAACATTAACTCTAGTAAACCTTATTATGATATAAATACAAATGATCTAGTGTATGTCAATGTAGGCCCAGACCGTCTTCATGACCATAACCATGTATATGTTAATCTTGGACCAGAAAAAGATGTACCTGCAGTGCCTCCTCGACCGTCTCTcgctgcaggatctgcaggatcAGGCTCCTCCCATTctggcaccactactaccactgataccgaccaccaccctccacaggTCAACTATATCATCCTTGATCTAGATCATGGGTCAGATTCCTCTCAAGCAGCACCAGTCAGTCCATTGGGATCTGTAGCGTCTGGTCCAGAGTCACCACATCCTTTAGCTGAAGGCTATGCTCAAATTGACTTTCACAAGACAGATGCCCTGGGCCGTGCAGCAAAGGCAGCATCTGCATGGGAGGATGGATCAAGAAAAACAAGACATAATTCTACTTTCACAAACCCAACAACCCTGACACGCCACAACTCTTCTTTGTCAGACTGA